One segment of Lutra lutra chromosome 12, mLutLut1.2, whole genome shotgun sequence DNA contains the following:
- the ALKBH2 gene encoding DNA oxidative demethylase ALKBH2 — translation MDRFLVKGALGGLLGKREREESREGPAGLRGDKESSRKRSRTETPGNAGHSAGPSWQHIRAEGLSCDYTVLFGKTEADKIFQELEQEVEYFTGALARVQVFGKWHSVPRKQATYGNAGLTYTFSGLTLSPKPWIPVLEHVRDRVSVVTGETFNFVLVNRYKDGHDHIGEHRDDERELAPGSPIASVSFGACRDFFFRHKDSRGKKPTRKVEVLRLQLAHGSLLMMNHPTNTHWYHSLPIRKKILAPRVNLTFRKILPAKK, via the exons ATGGACAGATTCCTGGTGAAGGGGGCATTAGGGGGCCTTTTGGGAAAGAGGGAGcgagaggagagcagagaaggcCCAGCAGGGCTGAGAGGAGacaaggagagcagcaggaaaAGGTCCAGGACAGAAACCCCGGGGAATGCAGGCCACTCGGCCGGCCCCAGCTGGCAGCACATCCGAGCCGAGGGCCTGAGTTGTGATTACACAGTCCTGTTTGGCAAAACCGAAGCAGACAAGATTTTCCAGGAGCTGGAGCAAGAAGTGGAGTATTTTACAG GTGCGCTAGCCAGGGTCCAGGTGTTCGGGAAGTGGCACAGTGTGCCCAGGAAGCAAGCCACCTATGGCAACGCGGGGCTGACCTACACGTTCTCGGGCCTCACTCTGTCTCCAAAACCCTGGATCCCAGTTCTAGAGCACGTCCGGGATCGTGTTTCTGTGGTGACAGGAGAGACCTTCAACTTTGTGCTTGTCAACAG GTACAAGGATGGCCATGACCACATCGGGGAGCACAGAGATGATGAACGAGAACTGGCTCCCGGGAGCCCCATAGCCTCTGTCTCCTTTGGGGCCTGCAGAGACTTCTTCTTCCGGCATAAGGATTCCCGGGGGAAAAAGCCCACCCGGAAGGTAGAGGTGCTCCGGCTTCAGCTGGCCCACGGGAGTTTGCTCATGATGAACCACCCGACCAACACTCACTGGTACCACAGTCTCCCCATACGAAAGAAGATTCTAGCTCCACGGGTCAATCTGACATTTCGCAAAATTCTGCCcgctaaaaagtaa
- the UNG gene encoding uracil-DNA glycosylase isoform X2 produces MIGQKTLYSFFSPTPTGKRRARSPEPADPGTGVAAVAEESGDAAASPPKKARAGQEDPSTPPSSPLSPEQLIRIQRNKAAALLRLAARNVPVGFGESWKKPLSAEFGKPYFIKLMGFVAEERKHYTVYPPPHQVFTWTQMCDIRHVKVVILGQDPYHGPNQAHGLCFSVQRPVPPPPSLENIYKELSTDIEGFVHPGHGDLSGWAKQGVLLLNAVLTVRAHQANSHKERGWEQFTDAVVSWLNQNSSGLVFLLWGSYAQKKGSAIDRKRHHVLQTAHPSPLSVYRGFFGCRHFSKTNELLQKSGKEPINWKDL; encoded by the exons ATGATCGGCCAGAAGACCCTctactcctttttttctcccacccccaccgggAAGCGACGTGCCCGCAGTCCCGAGCCGGCCGACCCGGGGACCGGCGTGGCGGCGGTGGCTGAGGAGAGCGGGGATGCGGCG GCAAGTCCCCCCAAGAAGGCCCGGGCCGGGCAGGAGGACCCCAGCACGCCGCCCTCCTCGCCGCTGAGCCCCGAGCAGTTGATCCGTATCCAGAGGAACAAGGCCGCCGCCCTGCTCAGACTCGCCGCGCGCAACGTGCCAGTGGGTTTCGGTGAGAGTTGGAAGAAACCGCTCAGCGCGGAGTTCGGGAAACCGTATTTCATCAAG CTAATGGGATTTGTCgcggaagaaagaaaacattacacTGTTTATCCACCCCCACACCAAGTCTTCACGTGGACCCAGATGTGTGACATAAGACAT GTGAAGGTTGTCATCCTGGGACAGGATCCGTATCATGGACCCAACCAAGCCCATGGGCTCTGCTTTAGTGTTCAAAGACCCGTTCCACCGCCACCCAG TTTGGAGAACATTTATAAAGAGCTGTCTACAGACATAGAGGGTTTCGTTCATCCTGGTCACGGAGATTTATCCGGGTGGGCCAAGCAAG GTGTTCTCTTACTCAATGCTGTCCTCACCGTCCGGGCACATCAGGCTAATTCTCACAAGGAGAGAGGTTGGGAGCAGTTCACTGATGCGGTTGTATCCTGGCTAAATCAGAACTCCAGTGGCCTGGTCTTTTTGCTCTGGGGCTCTTACGCTCAGAAGAAAGGCAGTGCCATTGACAGG aaACGCCACCATGTGCTGCAGacagcccacccctccccattGTCGGTGTACAGAGGGTTCTTTGGAtgtagacatttctctaaaaccAATGAGCTGCTGCAGAAGTCTGGCAAGGAGCCCATCAACTGGAAGGACCTGTGA
- the UNG gene encoding uracil-DNA glycosylase isoform X1: MIGQKTLYSFFSPTPTGKRRARSPEPADPGTGVAAVAEESGDAAVRRDGDRAPGARDGEEGDGPRLAEGLQGRATDSASPPKKARAGQEDPSTPPSSPLSPEQLIRIQRNKAAALLRLAARNVPVGFGESWKKPLSAEFGKPYFIKLMGFVAEERKHYTVYPPPHQVFTWTQMCDIRHVKVVILGQDPYHGPNQAHGLCFSVQRPVPPPPSLENIYKELSTDIEGFVHPGHGDLSGWAKQGVLLLNAVLTVRAHQANSHKERGWEQFTDAVVSWLNQNSSGLVFLLWGSYAQKKGSAIDRKRHHVLQTAHPSPLSVYRGFFGCRHFSKTNELLQKSGKEPINWKDL; the protein is encoded by the exons ATGATCGGCCAGAAGACCCTctactcctttttttctcccacccccaccgggAAGCGACGTGCCCGCAGTCCCGAGCCGGCCGACCCGGGGACCGGCGTGGCGGCGGTGGCTGAGGAGAGCGGGGATGCGGCGGTGAGGCGCGACGGGGACCGGGCACCGGGGGCAAGGGACGGGGAGGAGGGCGACGGGCCCCGCTTGGCCGAGGGGTTGCAGGGACGCGCCACCGACTCG GCAAGTCCCCCCAAGAAGGCCCGGGCCGGGCAGGAGGACCCCAGCACGCCGCCCTCCTCGCCGCTGAGCCCCGAGCAGTTGATCCGTATCCAGAGGAACAAGGCCGCCGCCCTGCTCAGACTCGCCGCGCGCAACGTGCCAGTGGGTTTCGGTGAGAGTTGGAAGAAACCGCTCAGCGCGGAGTTCGGGAAACCGTATTTCATCAAG CTAATGGGATTTGTCgcggaagaaagaaaacattacacTGTTTATCCACCCCCACACCAAGTCTTCACGTGGACCCAGATGTGTGACATAAGACAT GTGAAGGTTGTCATCCTGGGACAGGATCCGTATCATGGACCCAACCAAGCCCATGGGCTCTGCTTTAGTGTTCAAAGACCCGTTCCACCGCCACCCAG TTTGGAGAACATTTATAAAGAGCTGTCTACAGACATAGAGGGTTTCGTTCATCCTGGTCACGGAGATTTATCCGGGTGGGCCAAGCAAG GTGTTCTCTTACTCAATGCTGTCCTCACCGTCCGGGCACATCAGGCTAATTCTCACAAGGAGAGAGGTTGGGAGCAGTTCACTGATGCGGTTGTATCCTGGCTAAATCAGAACTCCAGTGGCCTGGTCTTTTTGCTCTGGGGCTCTTACGCTCAGAAGAAAGGCAGTGCCATTGACAGG aaACGCCACCATGTGCTGCAGacagcccacccctccccattGTCGGTGTACAGAGGGTTCTTTGGAtgtagacatttctctaaaaccAATGAGCTGCTGCAGAAGTCTGGCAAGGAGCCCATCAACTGGAAGGACCTGTGA